TCTCTGAATTGACGGTGTTAAAATGGCTGAACACACCAATCATCTTTGATAAGATTACTATTAGGAATATTAATCCGGCCTTCTCAAAACCAGATACTCCAATTCCATTGGAAAACCTCGCTGTCCTTGCAGGACGTGGGGTTTTCAGTTTTTAGCCTATTTGTACTGGGCTAACCAAGCCTTAATAAACTCTGTTACTTCCTCCTTTTGAATAACAAACGCAGTGCCTTTCCTTCTGAGAGCCAGAATTTTGATACTTCCTATCTCAGAATAAAGTTGGTCATTGTGATGGGTATCCGCCACAGTAGGCGGCCATAAGACCAAAACTTTCGCTGTGGGAGTCTTTTGAGCTTCACGAGAGGACATCCCAAACAAATTTCTATTTTTATCAACCCAGCTTTTGTAATCTGCTAGTTCAACTAGAGGGCAGGGTTGCCAGGTTCTCAAACCACTCTTGTTTTTCCGTTTTACCTGCAAAACCTCCCTTTTTTCGTTGTAGACAATCTCGCTGTCTCCTTTTGAGCGAATCGAGATAAATAAGTGAGTTTTGCGTGGAAACTTAATGAACAAGTCAATAGGGTTCTTGTCCTCTATCTGAAGCACCGGAAAGACTTGTATCCCCTCATTTTTAAACTCATCCAAAAGTTCGGTGGTTAATTTTTCTAACCGAGCAAGTTTTTCAACTCGTACCAATGGCTTGTAAGCCAATCCAAAAAGTAACCAGCCTAACGGATGAACTATGCCACCTGTAGCCAGCGCAGCACCACCAGCCGCTAGAGCAACAGTGGTTTCATAGTCTTTCGCTTCCCGAAGCATCTCTAACGCCGCGTCGTTGTGCGGCGGGAGTTGAAAATCGCTAGGTGGGTCTTTTACGGTAGTCATTGGAGACTTTAAAGATTAATAACGCGAAATAGCACGAACTGTACTGATTCTAATGTTTGACACTGCATTTTTGAATCAATAGCCACTTATTAGATTCTTTATCCAGTGCTGGCAGTAGGCGAAAGTTAAATACGTCTTCCCATACCTTTACACCATATTGAGAAGCAAAATTAATTTCGAGAGTTTTGAACTGTTCCCAGGAGCGATCGCCTATTGCCGTCAGCATGGGGATGATGGCAGTGATTGGTATTTGGTTAGCTGTTTCACTCATCTGGGTAATTCTCAAGAATGTAAATTAAGCACCTTTACTTTTTTTAGGTTGGGGTTGAGATTGCTCATTTTGGGCTAGGTACTCCTCAATGAACTCTACTAAAACTTCATTCATACTTTTCTTGTGTAATGCACAAGCAGATTTAAACCGCGCCCTTACATCCTCGTTCACATAAATTGAGACTCTTACTGGTTTTTCCTCTTCAGCCAAGTGTTAAAACTCCATATCACTTTAACTCTAGATTGACACCTTTAGAGCCAATCCGCTAGAGCGTCAAAGTGTTATAGAGTTATCGAGACTTGCTGTTTTAACTCTATAGTGTTATTGTATCACTAACAAGCAACCCAAAAACAGCCACCCAACAAGGGGTAAAAGTAGCGAAGAGAGAATTTGCCGCCACGCAATGGCTGAAAAGCATATCTAGAAAGCATTTCAGAAAAAAAAGCTAATTTACCTACCAAAACTGTTATGTTATTGGAGATACCAGTAAATTATTTGAATTCTTGTAACCTTTGATTAACTTCATTGATGTCGAAGGTATCTGGATTAAAGCTTTCACCTACCCACTCCATCCTCTCTTCGTATTCTGGATGTGACGGTGAAGTAATAATTTCCAGTAACTCTGCATAGCCCCAAGAACCACCACAATCTTCAGGAGGACAAGCACGCTTCCCAGTGATACATATGGGGTAGTTTGTATTAGGAGTTGATGGTAGTTCTTTTTCTACCAAAATTTCGTGTTCCCAGCTATCTCCAAAATCGTAAGTGTAAGAAAATTTGAACTTCTCACTCTTAACCACCTGACTTAGCTTTACAGTCTTTTCTGAACGCACATTAAACTCTCTTTGAGTTTGACCATAATCAATGCCAGCAATGGAAAATTGGTGCATATGATAGTTATCCCAGCCCATTACCTCTTGCACAATCAGATGTAGCTGTTCAAGCGTCGTCGAACTTAATACCTGTATCCTTCTCCAAATAGGGGGTCGAATGTTCTTGAGGGTGATTTTGAGTTGGTAAACGGTTTGATTACTTGCAGATTTTTTTGAAGCCATAGTTGCTTGCTCAAGATTAGATATCAAATTTGTCTGATTGTCCTTAGCTGCATTTGACGAAAGTCGATGTCGTTTGACAATATCTAAGACCGTTGTTTTCGATAGATGTAGCGAAGCAGCAATTTTGCGGTAGGAGTAACCAGTTTGCACCATCTGCAAAACTTTGGGGGCTAACTTGTCTGCTTTCACCCGTTGTCCCGGTTGCCTGCCAAATTTTTGACCTCGTGCTTTAGCCGCCGCCACCCCCGAACGCACTCTTTCTCGCACCAAATCCCGTTCAAATTCAGCCAAGGATGCCATTAAATGAGCAATTAGCCTGCCTTGTGGTGTATTCAAATCAAATTGCAATCCAGTTTGAGCAATTAAGGAAACACCCCAACTATGGAGTGACTGCAACGTCTCAATCAGGTCAATGGTGCTGCGTCCCCAACGGGTCATCTCCGTTACCAGAATGGCATCAATTTTATGACTTTGAGCTAACGCCATCACAACAGATCGCTCGGTACGGCTATTTTTAGTCCCAGAAATTGTTTCCTTCCAAACTCCAACCACTTGATAGCCACTCAAGGCCGCATACTCTACTAAGTCCCGTTCTTGTCGCTGACAGGACTGATCAGTTGTAGAAACTCGGCAATAAATGGCAACTCTTTGTACCAATTAAACCCTCTGGATTTTGTCGGTCTCAAACCCGTACTGCACTGTTCAATTTTAGTGTATCAAATAACTTATACTTTAGCTGATACGATAATTAGATAAACTTTTGTATCCTATGACTAGGGTGAGGAACGGTAAGGAGTGAAACGTCAATGGGATGCAGAAGAACTGGTAGAAAATTTTACGCTCCTGCCAACAGAAATGGCACTGCTGTCAAATAAAAGTGAGGAAAATCGCTTGGGCTTTGCTGTGCTACTGAAATTCTTCCAGATGGAAGCAAAATTCCCCCGCACCAAACAGGAAGTTCCCAAACAGATTGTTTCTTACATTGCGAGACTTCTCTCCGTATCGCCAAAACAATATGGTGAATACTCGTTTCATGGACGCACTATTGAACGTCATCGCGCTGAAATC
This DNA window, taken from Nostoc sp. UHCC 0870, encodes the following:
- a CDS encoding plasmid partition protein ParG, which translates into the protein MAEEEKPVRVSIYVNEDVRARFKSACALHKKSMNEVLVEFIEEYLAQNEQSQPQPKKSKGA
- a CDS encoding plasmid pRiA4b ORF-3 family protein, with translation MASKKSASNQTVYQLKITLKNIRPPIWRRIQVLSSTTLEQLHLIVQEVMGWDNYHMHQFSIAGIDYGQTQREFNVRSEKTVKLSQVVKSEKFKFSYTYDFGDSWEHEILVEKELPSTPNTNYPICITGKRACPPEDCGGSWGYAELLEIITSPSHPEYEERMEWVGESFNPDTFDINEVNQRLQEFK